ATTGACAAGATGCCACTCATCGAGGCAATCTTGCCACTGACAAGTTCACGAGGAGGATTCCGATGGCACCCCTGATCGCCCTGCTGGTCGGCACCGCACTGGCCCGTCTGACCGGCTTCGCCGGCGTCGCCGCGCTGGACGGCTGGCACCCCGCACTACGGGTCGGCCTGGCCCTGATGTTCACGCTGACCGCCGTGGCGCACTTCGCCGGCCAGCGCCGCACCGGCCTGATCGCGATGGTCCCGCCCGGCCTGCCCCGCCCGGAGCTACTGGTCACCGTCACCGGCGTGCTGGAACTGGTCGGCGCGGTCGGCCTGCTGATTCCGGCGACCGCCCGCCTCGCCGCCGTCGGGCTCGGCCTGCTGATGCTCGCGATGTTCCCGGCCAACGTCTCGGCCGCCCGCCGGAAGTTGACCCTGGCCGGGCAACCGGTCACCCCGCTCGTCCAGCGCACCGCTCTGCAGATCGTGTTCGTAGCCACTGCTGCGGCTATTTCGTTTGGCCCCTGACTATCAGGGGGCTAACCTACTTGCCGTGGAACTCGTCACCTTGAAGGATGTGCCGCTCGGCCGGCTACTGGTCGTGGCCGGGCACCTCGTCGGGCAGCGGTGGAACCGCTACCTCGCCGAGGAGCACGGCCTCACCCAGGCCGGCATGGTGACCCTGATGACGCTCGCCCGGCACGGCGAACTGCCCCACCGCGAGGTCGCCGAGAAGGGCTTCGTACGCCCGGCGACCCTGACCGGCATCGTGGACACACTGGCCCGCGAGGGGCTGGTCGAGCGGCAGCGCGACGACAGCGACCGACGCAGCGTCCGGCTGGCCATCACCCCCGCCGGGCGGGAGCGGGTGGCTGCGCTCACCACGCTGATGCACTCCGGAAGGCCGCTCACCTCGGTCGACGCCGAGCCGGCGAAGGCGCAGGTGATCCGTGACTTCCTGCTCGAGGTCATCGGCAGCGGGGACGACCCGCGGATGACCGGACGCCCTACCGAACCGAAGGATCCGGCGTGCTGATCCGACTGTTGCGCAACCAGTTGCGCACCTACCAACGACCGCTGCTGGCGGTGGTGCTGCTCCAGTTCGTGGGCACCATGGCCTCGCTCTACCTGCCCAGCCTCAACGCGGACATCATCGACCAGGGCGTGGCCCGGGGCGACACCGACTACATCGTGCGCACCGGCGGCTGGATGCTGCTGGTCAGCCTCATCCAGATCATCTGCTCGATCGCCGCGGTCTACCTGGGCGCGCGGATCGCGATGGGCTTCGGCCGAGACGTCCGCGCAAGCCTGTTCGGGCACGTCAACCGCTTCTCCGCCCGCGAGGTGGCCCGGTTCGGCGCACCATCGCTGATCACCCGCAACACGAACGACGTGCAACAGGTGCAGATGCTCGTGCTGATGAGCTGCACCATGCTTGTCGCCGCTCCGATCATGAGCGTGGGCGGTGTGGTGATGGCGCTCCGGGAGGATCTCGGGCTCTCCTGGCTGATGCTGGTCAGCGTGCCGGTGCTGGCCGTCGCGCTCAGCATGATCATCCGCCGGATGGTGCCGGGCTTCCGGCTGATGCAGACCCGGATCGACACGGTCAACCGGGTGCTGCGCGAGCAGATCACCGGCATCCGGGTGGTCCGCGCCTTCGTCCGCGAGCCGTACGAGACGGACCGCTTCGGCGTCGCCAACGCCGACCTGACCGCTACCGCGCTGCGTACCGGCCGACTGCTGGCGCTGATCTTCCCGGTGGTCATGCTGGTGCTGAACGTCTCCAGCGTGGCGGTGCTCTGGTTCGGCGCGCAGCGGGTGGACTCCGGCGCCATCCAGGTCGGCGCGCTCACCGCCTTCCTCCAGTACCTGATGCAGATCCTGATGGCAGTGATGATGGCCACCTTCATGCTGATGATGGTGCCCCGGGCCGCGGTCTGCGCCGAGCGGATCGTCGAGGTGCTGGACACCGACTCCTCTGTGGTTCCCGCAGCCGAGCCGGTCGCCGAGCCGCCCACCAGGGCCGAGCTGGAGCTGCGCGGGGTGCGCTTCCAGTACCCGGGCGCGGTCGAGCCGGTGTTGCGGGACGTCTCCTTCCGGGCGACCCCCGGCACCACCACCGCGATCATCGGCAGCACCGGTGCGGGCAAGACCACCCTGCTGTCACTCATTCCCCGCCTGGTCGACGTCACCGCCGGCGCGGTGCTGGTCGACGGCGTGGACGTGCGGGAACTGGCGCCCGACGAGCTGTGGCGGCGCATCGGCCTGGTGCCGCAGCGTCCGTACCTGTTCACCGGCACGGTCGCCAGCAACCTGCGCTACGGCAACCCGGACGCCACCGACGAGGAGCTGTGGCGGGCCCTGGAGATCGCCCAGGCCCGCGACTTCGTGGCCCAGATGCCCGGCGGGCTGGAAGCGCCGATCGCCCAGGGTGGCAGCACCGTCTCCGGCGGGCAGCGCCAACGCCTGGCCATCGCGCGGGCCCTGGTCCGGCAGCCGGAGATCTACCTTTTCGACGACTCGTTCTCCGCGCTCGACCTCGGCACCGACGCGCGGCTGCGGGCGGCACTGCGGCCGGTCACCGCGCAGTCCGCAGTGGTGATCGTGGCCCAGCGGGTCTCCACGATCGTCGACGCCGACCAGATCATCGTGCTTGAGGACGGGGGGGTCGTCGGAGTGGGACGACACGAGGAGTTGCTGGAGAGCTGCCCGACGTACGCCGAGATCGTGGCCTCCCAGCAGACGGCGGAGGTGCCGGCATGAGCGAGCCCGACGCGCCGCGGACCGCGTCCGTACCCACGCAGAAGCCGGCCGGCGACGGGCCGACGCCGAAGCGGCTGCCCCCCGGCCGCCAGGGCGGCGGGCCACCGTGGGCGGGCGCCGGGATGCCCGCCGAGAAGTCGATGAACTTCGGGCCGTCCGCCCGGCGGCTGCTCGGCCGGCTGCGCCCGCACCGGCTGCACCTGGCCGCCATCATCACCCTGGCCGTGGTGAGCGTCGGGTTCAGCGTGGCCGGACCGAAGATCCTCGGCCACGCCACCGACCTGATCTTCAACGGGGTGATCGGCCGGCAACTGCCGGCGGGCACCAGCGCCGAGCAGGCCGTCGCCGCGGCCCGGGCCAGCGGCAACGACAGCTTCGCCGACATGCTGGCCCGGATGGACGTGGTGCCCGGCGTGGGCATCGACTTCAGCGCCCTGAGCCGGGTTCTGCTGCTGGCGCTCGGGCTCTACCTGGCCGCGAGCGTGCTGTCGTGGTGGCAGGGCTGGCTGCTCAACGGGGTTGTCCAGCGCACCGTGCTGCGGCTGCGCGCCGAGGTGGAGGAGAAGCTCAACCGGCTGCCGTTGCCGTACTTCGACCGGCAACCCCGGGGTGAGCTGCTCAGCCGGGTCACCAACGACATCGACAACATCTCGACCAGCCTCCAGCAGACGCTCAGCCAGCTGCTCACCTCGCTGCTGACCGTCATCGGCGTGCTGGCCGTGATGTTCTGGATCTCGCCGCTGCTCGCCCTGGTGGCCCTGGTCGCGGTGCCACTGTCGGTGCTGGTCACCCAGCGCATCGCCAAGCGTTCGCAGAAGCAGTTCATCGCGCAGTGGAAGCACACCGGCGAGCTGAACGGCCAGATCGAGGAGGCCTACACCGGTCACGAGCTGGTCAAGGTCTTCGGCCGGCAGCGCGAGGTGGAGGCCGCCTTCAACGCCAAGAACGAGGAGCTGTTCCGGGCCAGCTTCGGCGCCCAGTTCATCTCCGGGATCATCATGCCGTCGATGATGTTCATCGGAAACCTGAGCTACGTGGCGAT
Above is a window of Micromonospora coriariae DNA encoding:
- a CDS encoding MarR family winged helix-turn-helix transcriptional regulator: MELVTLKDVPLGRLLVVAGHLVGQRWNRYLAEEHGLTQAGMVTLMTLARHGELPHREVAEKGFVRPATLTGIVDTLAREGLVERQRDDSDRRSVRLAITPAGRERVAALTTLMHSGRPLTSVDAEPAKAQVIRDFLLEVIGSGDDPRMTGRPTEPKDPAC
- a CDS encoding ABC transporter ATP-binding protein is translated as MLIRLLRNQLRTYQRPLLAVVLLQFVGTMASLYLPSLNADIIDQGVARGDTDYIVRTGGWMLLVSLIQIICSIAAVYLGARIAMGFGRDVRASLFGHVNRFSAREVARFGAPSLITRNTNDVQQVQMLVLMSCTMLVAAPIMSVGGVVMALREDLGLSWLMLVSVPVLAVALSMIIRRMVPGFRLMQTRIDTVNRVLREQITGIRVVRAFVREPYETDRFGVANADLTATALRTGRLLALIFPVVMLVLNVSSVAVLWFGAQRVDSGAIQVGALTAFLQYLMQILMAVMMATFMLMMVPRAAVCAERIVEVLDTDSSVVPAAEPVAEPPTRAELELRGVRFQYPGAVEPVLRDVSFRATPGTTTAIIGSTGAGKTTLLSLIPRLVDVTAGAVLVDGVDVRELAPDELWRRIGLVPQRPYLFTGTVASNLRYGNPDATDEELWRALEIAQARDFVAQMPGGLEAPIAQGGSTVSGGQRQRLAIARALVRQPEIYLFDDSFSALDLGTDARLRAALRPVTAQSAVVIVAQRVSTIVDADQIIVLEDGGVVGVGRHEELLESCPTYAEIVASQQTAEVPA
- a CDS encoding DoxX family protein — encoded protein: MAPLIALLVGTALARLTGFAGVAALDGWHPALRVGLALMFTLTAVAHFAGQRRTGLIAMVPPGLPRPELLVTVTGVLELVGAVGLLIPATARLAAVGLGLLMLAMFPANVSAARRKLTLAGQPVTPLVQRTALQIVFVATAAAISFGP
- a CDS encoding ABC transporter ATP-binding protein — translated: MSEPDAPRTASVPTQKPAGDGPTPKRLPPGRQGGGPPWAGAGMPAEKSMNFGPSARRLLGRLRPHRLHLAAIITLAVVSVGFSVAGPKILGHATDLIFNGVIGRQLPAGTSAEQAVAAARASGNDSFADMLARMDVVPGVGIDFSALSRVLLLALGLYLAASVLSWWQGWLLNGVVQRTVLRLRAEVEEKLNRLPLPYFDRQPRGELLSRVTNDIDNISTSLQQTLSQLLTSLLTVIGVLAVMFWISPLLALVALVAVPLSVLVTQRIAKRSQKQFIAQWKHTGELNGQIEEAYTGHELVKVFGRQREVEAAFNAKNEELFRASFGAQFISGIIMPSMMFIGNLSYVAIAVVGGLRVASGTMSLGDVQAFIQYSRQFTQPLTQLASMANLLQSGVASAERVFAVLDADEQSPDPVQPARVTDPHGRVEFEHVSFRYEPDKPLIDDLSLVAEPGHTVAIVGPTGAGKTTLVNLVMRFYELDAGRITLDGVDITTMRRDDLRGRIGMVLQDTWLFGGTIRDNIAYGRPDATEEEILAAARATFVDRFVRSLPDGYDTVIDEEGSNVSAGEKQLITIARAFLAEPSLLILDEATSSVDTRTEVLLQRAMAALRSDRTSFVIAHRLSTIRDADLILMMENGRIVEQGTHEQLLTARGPYHHLYRSQFTAAQPASI